One genomic window of Bos taurus isolate L1 Dominette 01449 registration number 42190680 breed Hereford chromosome Y, ARS-UCD2.0, whole genome shotgun sequence includes the following:
- the LOC132344532 gene encoding RNA-binding motif protein, X chromosome-like: MMEADRPGKLLIGGLSAETTEESLEAEFGKYGHIVEVLLIKDRNTNKSRGFAFITFESPADAKDAAKEMNGKFLDGKTIKVEQANKPSFESGGRQKLQPPARNRGHPRNLRWERGGSGGARGRMSHGGNFGDNGYSLNTSSSRGPYPVKKGPSSRCQGPSPKRSAPSVQGRSSSGMRGRGPVLRRENYRGGPRRQPVSSRRDNYVSPRDYGYATKDSYSGRDPSSRDTKNYAPPSRDYAYHDYGHSSSWDDHSSRGHSDHDGYGGSRDRDYSEHRSGGSYRDSYRSYGGSHGAVSGRGPPLSYGRGRHYDDYSSTRDRNGGGQKSYSCSRSDTYLSGRDRGGRQEQGFPSSKDRVYPAPHESYSSSGYEASRGGHGGNRSERVGRNRY, encoded by the exons ATGATGGAAGCAGATCGGCCTGGAAAACTGTTAATAGGAGGCCTCAGTGCTGAAACAACGGAGGAGTCTCTTGAAGCTGAATTTGGGAAATATGGTCACATTGTGGAAG TTCTCTTGATAAAGGATCGGAACACAAACAAGTCGAGAGGCTTTGCTTTCATTACTTTTGAGAGCCCCGCAGATGCAAAGGATGCTGCCAAAGAAATGAATGGAAAG TTTTTGGATGGAAAAACAATTAAAGTAGAACAAGCCAATAAACCATCTTTTGAAAGTGGTGGTAGACAGAAACTGCAACCCCCTGCAAGAAACAGGGGCCATCCAAGAAATCTGAGATGGGAAAGAGGAGGATCTGGTGGAGCAAGAGGGCGTATGTCTCATGGAGGAAACTTTG GTGATAATGGATATAGTCTCAACACGAGCTCTTCAAGAGGACCCTATCCAGTTAAAAAAGGACCATCTTCAAGATGTCAAGGTCCTTCTCCTAAAAGATCTGCTCCTTCTGTTCAAGGGCGAAGCAGTAGTGGAATGAGAGGACGAG gtcCAGTATTGCGgagagaaaattacagaggagGTCCTCGTAGACAGCCAGTGTCTTCTCGGAGAGATAACTATGTGTCACCAAGAGATTATGGTTATGCTACTAAAGacag ttaCTCAGGCAGAGATCCAAGTTCGCGAGACACCAAGAATTATGCTCCACCATCTAGAGACTATGCATACCATGATTACGGCCATTCAAGTTCTTGGGATGATCATTCCTCTAGAGGACATAG TGATCATGATGGCTATGGTGGAAGCCGTGATAGAGATTATTCTGAACATCGAAGTGGAGGCTCTTACAGGGATTCATATAGGAGTTATG GGGGCTCCCACGGTGCTGTATCAGGAAGAGGTCCACCTCTGAGTTACGGCAGAGGTCGTCACTATGACGATTATAGCAGTACAAGAGATAGAAATGGAGGAGGGCAGAAAAGTTACTCATGCAGCCGAAGTGATACATACTTAAGTGGTCGTGACCGTGGTGGAAGACAAGAACAAGGATTTCCATCCTCCAAGGATAGGGTGTACCCTGCTCCTCATGAGTCATACAGTAGCTCAGGTTATGAGGCTTCCAGGGGAGGTCATGGGGGAAACCGATCTGAAAGAGTAGGCCGAAACAGATACTAA